A genomic window from Helicobacter pylori includes:
- the lepB gene encoding signal peptidase I, whose translation MKFLRSFYAFCSSWVGTIVIVLLVIFFIAQAFIIPSRSMVGTLYEGDMLFVKKFSYGIPIPKIPWIELPVMPDFKNNGHLIEGTRPKRGEVVVFIPPHEKKSYYVKRNFAVGGDEVLFTNEGFYLHPFESDTDKNYISKHYPNAMTKEFMGKIFVLNPYANKHPGIHYQKNNETFHFMEQLATQGAEANISMQLIQIEGEKVFYKKINNDEFFMIGDNRDNSSDSRFWGSVAYKNIVGSPWFVYFSLSLKNSLEMDAENNPKKRYLVRWERMFKSVEGLEKIIKKEKTTH comes from the coding sequence ATGAAATTTTTACGCTCTTTTTATGCATTTTGCTCTAGCTGGGTAGGGACGATCGTTATTGTGCTGTTGGTTATCTTTTTTATCGCACAAGCCTTTATCATTCCCTCTCGCTCTATGGTCGGCACGCTCTATGAGGGCGATATGCTTTTTGTTAAAAAATTTTCTTATGGTATACCCATTCCTAAAATCCCATGGATTGAGCTTCCTGTTATGCCTGATTTTAAAAATAACGGGCATTTGATAGAGGGGACTCGCCCTAAACGAGGCGAAGTGGTGGTGTTTATCCCCCCCCATGAAAAAAAATCTTACTATGTTAAGAGGAATTTTGCCGTTGGAGGCGATGAGGTGCTATTCACTAATGAGGGGTTTTATTTGCACCCTTTTGAGAGCGATACGGATAAAAATTACATTTCTAAACATTATCCTAACGCCATGACTAAAGAATTTATGGGTAAAATTTTTGTCTTAAACCCCTATGCAAATAAGCATCCGGGTATCCATTACCAAAAAAATAATGAAACTTTCCATTTCATGGAGCAATTAGCCACTCAAGGTGCAGAGGCTAATATCAGCATGCAACTCATTCAAATAGAAGGCGAAAAGGTGTTTTATAAAAAAATCAATAACGATGAATTTTTTATGATAGGCGATAACAGGGATAATTCTAGCGACTCGCGCTTTTGGGGGAGTGTGGCTTATAAAAATATCGTGGGTTCGCCATGGTTTGTTTATTTCAGTTTGAGTTTAAAAAATAGCTTGGAAATGGATGCAGAAAATAACCCTAAAAAACGCTATTTGGTGCGTTGGGAGCGCATGTT
- the folD gene encoding bifunctional methylenetetrahydrofolate dehydrogenase/methenyltetrahydrofolate cyclohydrolase FolD: protein MPNRGVVLLDGQALAYNIEEDLKHKIQTITAQTHKRPKLAVILVGKDPASITYVNMKIKACERVGMDFDLKTLQETITQDELLSLIKDHNSNEDISGVLVQLPLPRHIDSKMILEAIDPNKDVDGFHPLNIGKLCTQKESFLPATPMGVMRLLEHYHIGIKGKDVAIIGASNIIGKPLSMLMLNAGASVSVCHILTKDINFYTQNADIVCVGVGKPDLIKASMLKKGAVVVDIGINHLNDGRIVGDVDFTNAQKVASFITPVPKGVGPMTIVSLLENTLIAFEKQQRKGF, encoded by the coding sequence ATGCCAAATAGGGGCGTTGTTTTATTAGACGGGCAAGCGCTAGCTTACAATATAGAAGAGGATTTGAAACATAAAATCCAAACAATAACCGCACAAACGCACAAACGCCCCAAATTAGCCGTGATTTTAGTGGGGAAAGACCCTGCGAGCATCACTTATGTCAACATGAAGATCAAAGCATGCGAAAGGGTGGGCATGGATTTTGACTTAAAAACCCTTCAAGAAACTATTACTCAAGATGAATTATTATCCTTGATTAAAGATCATAATAGCAATGAAGATATTTCAGGCGTTTTAGTCCAGCTCCCCTTGCCCAGGCACATTGATTCTAAAATGATTTTAGAAGCCATTGACCCCAATAAAGATGTGGATGGTTTCCACCCCCTTAATATCGGCAAGCTCTGCACCCAAAAAGAATCCTTTCTGCCAGCCACCCCTATGGGCGTGATGCGTCTTTTAGAGCATTATCATATTGGAATCAAGGGTAAAGATGTGGCGATTATTGGGGCGAGCAATATCATTGGCAAACCTTTGAGCATGCTCATGTTAAACGCTGGGGCTAGCGTGAGCGTGTGCCATATTTTGACTAAAGACATTAATTTTTACACCCAAAACGCTGATATTGTCTGCGTGGGCGTGGGTAAGCCTGATTTGATTAAAGCGAGCATGTTAAAAAAGGGGGCGGTAGTCGTGGATATTGGGATCAATCATTTGAATGATGGGCGTATCGTGGGCGATGTGGATTTTACAAACGCCCAAAAAGTCGCCAGTTTTATCACCCCTGTGCCTAAAGGAGTGGGCCCTATGACGATTGTCTCGCTTTTAGAAAACACTTTAATCGCTTTTGAAAAACAACAAAGGAAGGGATTTTAA